The genomic interval ATCTTCCTAGCAATTGACATGTTATTAacataaaacaataaaataattacccacttgcatcctatcgtcCACTTCccctctagaagctccaccaacttcCATATCTGATTCTCATGCAATAACTTCATCTCCTCCATTATAGTACTCAttcatctatttttccctttgctgtGCACtacatcttgaaaaataataggAACCTTGCAGGTAGAAATGAATGTAGAAAACATCAAATCATCAAATTTATACCTGGGTGGTGGCATGATAGTGCCCTTGGGCCCAGTATGATCTTACTGGTCTCCcgagttagaactccctacaatatgaacgATTTCATCTCTGCCTTGAGTCTGTAACTtcacctgcatcacaatctcctttctgctcTAGTTTATACTATGATACTGTAAGTCACCCAAACTAGAACTCCCTGCACTTCTTCCTTGAGTCTCCAATtccacttgcacaacatgctCCTTGCTGTTGTAGCTTTCTGGCACTTGTTTCTCTTTATCTACTTGAGTACACTACACCATGAATTTAACatcaaaaaccatgtctccaccgatcaccaccttgtttgccattggatcacaaagcttgaacccatctttcttatacccCATAAAGAGGTACCGTCCAGATATTGCACCATGCTTATATCTCatctcactagaaacatgcatggCTGGACCACCAAAAACTCTTAAACTTGAGAAGTTTAGTGCATAACCTGTCCAAATTTCTTTTGCAACTCTcacatctagtgatacctttggcgatcagtTAAAtgagaaacacgtcatactcactaactttaccaagaagttccttgcaagccctgcatacaacCTGCCATGTTCACcaaactccttgaacaccagtGTACTCAGTTCCAATGTCTGACTTGAAAAACTTTCTCCTGGTCTGGTTTTCCACATCAACCACAAGTTAAGCCATGTTCAcgaaactccttgaacaccagcgTACTCAGTTCCAATGTCTGACTTGAGGAACTTTCTCCTAGTCTGGCTTTCCATATCAGCCACAtgttaaacttggcaaacatcttcaacttgtgccacatgaagcACCCCCAGACATTTCATGATAAACTCACGAAGTAACTATGTCCAATCCGTGATACTACCCTCATCggtcccaaaacatccaaaacaATGTAATTAATAATACCCTCCATTTTGTAtgtggttgttttacacaaaacGATATTACTTGACTTAGAatttgcagctccacctacaactatgttACATAACAGTGAATAGATATTCCCTGCTAACGTCTGTCCCTTCATCATCATCAAGACACCTTCACACACCTTCGTTACCTCACtctcagacttgtaactatacccattacaatctaaagtgtccaatgaaatcacattctttcATAGATCAAGtacatgctttacatcacataacGTCCTTACAACACTGATGGGGATCGGTATGCCTTACCTATCTTTTTTTTTAGATGTTATAACACGTGGATGACTTCCTGATATCCACATTTCCTTTTCCAACATgatgacacgtggatgacctcccAATGTCCCCATTAGCTTATAATTGTTTACAAGTTTTGCATGGATTATTTGGAGACTTGTTTTGAAGACTCTTTGATTTGAAAACTTCTCTTGATAAaagactttattattatatttttcttagaCATTTCATTTCAATactattaggtgcttgaagaccctaTTTGAAGATCCAATAGAAGTGTTAAAGCAAGAAGACCCATGGGGGCCCCACACGGCTctattgggccccacacggaaTTGGGCCTtcctttgacttttgttttatatttaatgTATAGcattgcaagacaacttgcttgcttgCATATGTTTGTTCCTAGAAAATTGTTCTTAGTAAGTTGTGCTTTGTGTTTAATATGCCTAgtaagttgttagtcttaattagcttgtctcccatgcttgtgtgggaagtgCAAGTGTGTTTGTTGtattgtccccccatgctagctaatcTTGTCTCCCCATGCTAGcatatatataccctttcattgtAATGAACAAAGGCAGagagtattgatattgaatttaAAAGGTATTTCCTTTGTCTTCCTAGCTTTGTCCAATTGTTtcgattgtgtagtgtgagaCTACATCATTCTCCccagagatcaagtggtgagagaccactatcctATCCAGCGATTCCATCCCTATACCACTTTCATGACTTCCCTCCATCACCCACACGGCCATCACCAAGATACACCCCCACGACCACCAATTCACCATTCCATTGCTGCAAACATATTGGTATTTCAAAGCTTACACGAAGGACTTCAGACGTGGCCTAACTTGTGTAGAACATCGTCAAGTCATCCATCGTATTTATTGGTAAATTTAGCTTTCATTTGAACCATTACATACATACAGCAGCTTACCTCTTCATTTTGTttaaagcttgttccaaggaattttctaatgTGATCTAAGTTTGTGGTGAATCATAATAAGTTATCCAACGATTTCATTGGAAATATTGTTATTTTTCCTAAGCATTATTTGATCGTGAACTCTGGTTTGAAGGCCCATAGTCCTAGCTTAAAATAGCCTTTGAATTCTTGCATTTTATTCAAAATCTATGGGAGTTCAGGCGTCTGACATCATCAGTTCAGTTGAGTGACTTGCTATTGACTTCTAggaattttgttttaaatttcatcaAGCGACTGAGGTCTTTAGTTTAGTCGACTGCCATCCAgaattcttcatctaaattctTTACGCGACTGACCCCGAGATCCAGGCGACTGAAGTCATCTAGAACCTttagttttcaatattatttcacACTATTTGAATCTTTGCTTAATCTTGTATAAGCCTTTACTTTAAAAATCTAAAGTTCTATGTTTGGATAACAATTTTGAGTCAAAAGATTACAATATTGATATTTGCTAACTTTaaatcaattgtgggaatattgttgtgataacatataactacattcttgaaatattgaaataacattTTTTCCAcatttaacttgattcctttgtgaaagaactctttggacttaattgctggacaagtcatacaccttttcaaaatccttgaacatgtgaaatataacatgatttatggtgtttatgttgattaattaaattcttaatttaaagtgtctTAAGTATATGTGattgtgtgagggttgaaacagtaggactaggtcaccctccCCCGTCCTACATTAAACatcatcatacatcttgattttgATATCCCTCATTCTGACAGCTCTGCAGGCCACATCGTCTCCCATCAGAACGGATCCAGAACTCACCAATATGTAAGTGGTGAATCAGGctttgttgggcgtcatgtgaaaagaaTATCCCAAGCCTAGGACCCAATAATCTGTGAGGCATTCTGAACCCAATGAAACAGAAAACATATCACAATCACTACTCTCTGAGTCTCCTTCTTTCACTACATTcatagattttgacgaaccctatTGAGTTTCTAtattccccttcttccactctATACATTtcgattttatgtgcccaattttcccgcacttaaaacaccgaaCATCCTTCCTCCTCCTAGACTACGACTGAGTTTGATTATTACTTAAATTCACTCCAAAACTAGCCTCTCCCATGATTCTAATTACCCCTTCGTtcgagcccttcaccttgtgaactctTTTCATTGGCCTTCTTCCTTTAATGGAACACCAACAATGCActcatgatatcctccaactccagggtttctttgCACCATGTCAGAgtcgtaaccagattctcgtaTGTAGGAGACGttggtagggaattcagcagcattAACGCTTTGTCTTCATCCTCGAACTTCAAATCAAACCACTTCAGATCgctgatgatctgattgaatatgttgatgtgttggttcagatccgaaccctctaccatcttaagTCCATAAATTCTTTACTTAAGATACAACTTATTCGATAAAGACTTGGACATGTGTCGACTCTCCAATTTTAGCCAAATTGCCGCCaatgattcctcatccatgacgtgatacatcacgtcattggCCAGATAAAGCCTGATAGAAGACACAACCTTTGCTtctagctccttccaacttgtgtcATCTATGCCTTCTGGATTCTTTTTCGTATAGTttcttcaccataccttgctccACTAACATGTCCTTAACCCTTCTCTGccaaagtctgaaatttcctATTCCATTGAACTTACCAATCTCAAGCTTTGCCGAAGAAATCCCAGTCATTAcgaacctagctctgataccaattgttgatacGAATGCGCAGCACAAACCTTGCACAACTCGAAACAATCcagaacaagtaatgcaagcactcaacaATGAATATACAGAAATTAACAATCAACCATAATGAGAATAAtggaaagcaataaaatcaatgacacaagaaatttacgtggttcaataatttgcctacatccacgggagcatgCTAGTCAAACACTTAAAGTCTAGTGATCATGTTAGAGACTTAACAAGCCCATTCGAACTGCCTCAGAAGTACCACATGAAACTAAACCCCACCAAGTGCGCATTTGGAGTGTCCATAGGGAAGTTCCTAGGATTCATGGTGACTTACAGGGAAATAAAGGTAAATCCAGACAAAATTCATGCTTTAATGGAGATGTGTACACCATAGAgtaaaagagaaataaaatttcTCATGGGAAGGTTGGCGCCATTGAGTAGATTTGTCTCTTGCTTGGGAGACAAATGCTTACCGTTTTTCAAGGTGTTATGGAAAGTTGGAAGATTTGAATGGAGCAAGAAGCAGAATAAAACATTTACATAGTTGAAGCAATACCTTAGCTCTCCACCACTCTTGACTAGGGTCGTTACAAAGGGAAGACTTGTAATTGTACTTATCTTTTACCAGTAATACAGTAAGTTCTATCATAGTACGAGAAGAAGGCGAGCATAAAAAACTTATATACTACATAAGTAAGGTCTTGTGGGGTGCCAAAATCAActatgcccccccccccccaatagaGAAGGCGGCTCTCACTGTACTATTTTCGAAAAGAAAATTAAGACCCTATTTCCAAGCTCACAAGGTCATGGTATTGACTAATATACCCTTAAGAAAAATCCTTCAGCACCTAGAGCTATTAGGAAGAATGATGAAATGGTTAGTTGAGCTCGAAGAGCTTGGTATTCACTATAAGCCAAGGACACCAGTTAAAGCACAAATCCTAGCTAACTTCATAGCTAAACAAACCTTTAAAGATATTGAAAACATAAATTAGTGGATGTTACATGTGGATAGGTCTTCTAATAGTGCGAGAGGAGGTGTAGGATTGATTCTCAAGGCACCCGATGGAACTAAAGTACAATATGCCTTAAGgctagagtttactacaaccaaCAACGATATAGAATGCGAAGCTTTGTTGCTAAGGCTATGACTTTCAACATCCCTTAGGGCAAAGAAATTACAAGTGATGAGTGACTTACAACTAGTGGTGGAGTAGGTAAAATGTGATATTGAAGCTAAATAACCAAAGATGATACGATACTTGGCCAAAGTATGAGAATATACAAAAGATCTCTTTGAGTTCAACATTAAACATATCCCTAGGGCAAAGAACACAAAGGCTAACACTTTGTCAAGGTTAGCCTCCACCTTAAAACCAAATTGGGAGGAAGTAATATACTTGGAGCAGATAGGAAAACCTACTTATGAAGAAGTTACTATAGCAATTGCAGTTGAAGGAGAAAGTTGGAAGACCCCAATTTTAAAACACCTTAGAGAAGGGTGGTTAATAAAAGACAGAAAAGAGTCATTGAAGCTTCTAGGTATCCAAATAAACAGTAATAGATGAAAAGCAATACCACTGATCTTTTACGTTACGATACTTATGTTATTTGGACAAAAATGAAGCAGATTGTATTTTGAAAGAGATCCATGAAGGAATTTGCAAGAACCACCTAGGAGGAAGGGCGCTAGCTAAGATGGCTTTACGATAGGGGTATTATTGGCCCACCATGACAAGAGATGCTTAAGATTCAGTAAAGCGATGCAACAAATGTCTGAGGTGTGTCAAAATACCCCACTTGCCAGCTAGTGTTCTTTCTCCATTGACTAGCCCACATCCTTTTGCTTAATGGGGGATTGACATATTGGACCCTTTACCTCAAGCCATGGGACAAAGAAAATTTTTAGCGATCACTATAGATTACTTTACTAAATGGGTCGAAGCTGATGCATTATCCCATATCACAAAAAGAAATACCACTAAATTCGTCTGGTCCTCAGTTATATGCCAATATAGGATACCGCATATTGTAGTGGTGGATCATGGGAAGCAACTCGATAATCATCATTTCAAAACATTTTGCTCTAATTTATGCATAACCTTGTGTTTTGCATTCATGGCATACCCGTATAGAAATGgacaaatagaaaatatgaatTGCACAATCTTGCATGGACTTAAGACGTGTCTCGAGTCCACACAGGGTAGGAGGGTGGAGGAGCTCCCTTCAATACTTAGGGCATATCGTACCACCCACAGAATAGATGTGGAGaaaccctttttcttttttactaGTCTTTGGATTAGAAGTAGTGATTCTAGCAGAAATAAGAATTCCTTTATGGCGAAGGCAACATTTCAATGTAAAAGAAAATGATAGAGAACTGAGAATAAAGTTAGATTTGATAGAGGAAAAACAAGACTAGACTCAAATCATGATGGTGGCATGCCAAGAAAAAGAGGCTAATTATTATAACTCTCGAGTGAATGCTTGAGTATTCATGCCCAGAGATTTGGTCCTAAGGAAGGCACAAGTAAGCCCAAGAGAACTAGGACCTAACAAGATCAAGTCAAATTTGGAAGGACCGTATCAAGTAGTAGTGGAAATCAAGTCAAGGACTTATAAATTAAAGGACTTAAAAGGAAAGGAGATTCACAATACATGATTCtgaaaaaatattatcaatcttgtatattcaacaaataaaaaaaattcatcaaTTAAATACAATCATTTGATGAAAAAAAACTACTTTTTAAACAGTTTTCCTCTTCCTCTTTGTCATCATCTAATAAGCACTACTCATAAGACAACAAAAAACGAGTACTGCTCAACAAAAGGAAAAAATTGGTCCATCTGATGAATACCGCTCATGAGACCTAAAAATATCCATCTAATGAGCAACGCTCATTAAGCAATAGAGACGAATAGTGCTCAAAAAAAGTACATGCTTAtttgatgagcaccgctcataaGGCAACAAGAAACAAACATTGCTCGGTAGAGTATTTGTCCATATAATGAGTATCGCTCATGAGACCCAAAGACTTAATCCGAATCTCGTGATGATAAAAGAACTTATAGTAAATACAATATACTGTTAAGCCAAAAAGGTAATTCTAAGACTCGAGAGTTGGGGACGACTGATATAACCTAAAAGTGACCTTAGCATTAAACTTGGCATTAACAATTGTAAGAGCAAAAACTGAATAGACATTGAGGGATTAATGGAAAGAAGGTAACATTCATTTATTAAAATAGGGGGTTAGCACACCAATCTTTACTCTCTAATAACCTATTCAAAATATAACCCCTACGATCCATTAGCAGGGAAATCAATAAGGAGGGTATCCCGATTACCTTTAAAAAAGGACCTCTGGGAAAGGTAAGATATCTCATCTTATCTCATTCTCATCCATACTTTTAATATTATAAACTTACAATCTTTCAAAATTCTctaacttaggcatcggagcaATCATCCCGAGTACACCCCCGATCCTCCAATTCGTTTTACTCTTATTCTTGATAGATAATCAAAGTTGTAATTGATCCAAATTCTCTTAGACAAATTTTGACAGCAACAGATTTTAATTAAAGTTCAACATTTCAACAGTAATGAAAAATGTATCACTTAAGTCCCACAATTAGTCAAACATTCCTATTCTTCAAATATTAATCCCCTATCTCTACAATTATTCAATTTTGGACAGCCAAACAATGGCCGCCTTCTCCAATAACCTAGATGGTGACCTCTTTCCTTACACTCAAGCTCCCATCTCCTGCTCCACCTATaactatgagagagagagagagagagagagagagagagagagagagagagagaggtcaaaAACCCATTTCGTCCCCACAAGACCTTCTATATTACAAATGTCCACCGCTCCTCTACAATAATAATTAGTTATATAGGAATCAAAAGTCTCGTAttactctaaaaaataattttatagtaCTTTTTACAATAAGCATTCATTTAATTGCAAGCTAAACATTTCAAATGGGACTGGACTCGTTAAGATTGAAGATTTCAATCTGTTTACATAATATAAGAGTATTTACGGCCTATATGACTATCAGTTGATTCCTCTCTCTAAACAAGGAAAACACATTTATATAGTAATGGCCCAATCCTCCCTGAACAAAGCCAGACTACAAAGTCATTTgtatttttctttctaagaaCTGTTCTTTCCATTAAGCAAATGGGTTTAGCTGCTAGAAACATTTGTAGTTTTTAAGAATGTAACGAAATAAAAAGACAGAAaataatacttatttttcatttctaaaattttgaattgttaaAAGATAAActactttttaattttttaaggaTTGCATAAAAAGGTTTAAAAAATTTGAAGGaaacaataaaaaacaaaattattTACATGGGCAAATAACATCAAAACTTTCTTTactttttaaacttttttaaacaaacgttgcaattttttttttgaaaaaaaatctttGGAAAACAAAAAACTTTTTTCCACAACCAAGTCAGTCCTCGAATTTTCTAAATAATGAACAAATCTTATGTGAACGACAAATTTAAACATAAATAGTGTATCTACCTACCATAGGCAATCCAATACTGTTCAATCCAGACCAAACCAAATCTCCTAATATGATCAAACTTGGCCTGAAAAACAAACACATACTATTCTCACATACATCGAAGTCATAATAGGCAGCTATTGAACAAAAGAATAATCACTATGCCTCTACTCAGCTGACTGCGACTTAAGGAGAGATAAAGGCGTGCACATTTTGTAATTATAGAAAAACAGCAACATCAACAACAGCAAAAACAAAAGCAAGCCGAGAAAAGAGACGGCCAGACGGGGAATAATACATTACATGCAATTATACAACAGTAGCTTGAGCAGTTTAGCTAGCACACGCAATGTCACAAACACCACACTTATTAATTAAACAGGCAAGTGAAAAAGAAACCCATTACAGTAGTAATTACAATGGCTTTAAAACAAACTATGCCTTTTACTGCATCATGAATTGATCAGAAGGATGATGAATACCCGTGGGCTCCCATTGCACCAGAAACTTTCTTCACGCTTCAGAGCCAGACCAATAcctataagagagagagagagagagagagagagagagagagagaagcataaAATCAAGAAAGGCATGGTGGGAGGTGGGACCTGAGTATACCTAACGCGCATGCATTCAGCCCATGGGGGGGCTCTCAGCAATTCCGGAAAAGAGGGTCCTCATTTACAGCACAGCCAACCACTAACACACCCCCATGCGTTCAAATCTTGGCGCTGCCTTTAATCCTTCAAAAGCTAAAATAATCATTTCCAGTCAACAAACAAAACCCCATTTTTCTTCATCCTCTGCTGCAAGCAAAGCCCAAAGTCATTCCCATTACCTCCTTTCTTTATTTTGGATTATCATTATTAACATATCCTagtagagagagatagagagagagaattgaaaaatcCAAAGCCACTGCACcaatttcaaattcaccaatCATTCAACTCAAGTACTCCTTTAGGGCTATTACTACCTTTTCCCCTTCATTCCACCCTTCAACCCAACAAGTTACTGCAGGAGGGAATGCCACTTAGTAGGGGAAAACCCCTTGAGCTTTGGCCTTGAGCTTCAAAGAAATCAAGTAATTTATGGCTTCATCAAGGACCACCAATGGGTCCTTACCCTTTCCTCCCGGAACAATATTCTCAAGAATTCTGAGTGTCTCGTGGATCCTATCCTTTCTGGGCCGCTTCTTGCCCACAATGGAACCCTCTCCTTCTCCTTGTGTCCTGCTTTTTCCACAGCTTGATTCAGCTTCATCATTGTAATGGTTGGATCCACTGGCCTTTACTGAACTTCCTGTGCCAATTATAGATGATTTCTTGTACCCGCCAGCAAGCAATCTCACCCTTTTGGTTGGGCCATCAGAACTAGCAACTTCCTCTGTCATGAACTCAATTTCTTCTTGCTTGTCGTCACTCCCTTTAGTCACAAAGGGAGAATGACCAGTACTCACCACTTCATCATCCTCGCcattgtcatcatcatcatcatcatcattgtcgTCATCAGTATCATCGGAGTACAATAAAGCATTTATTTCCTCAGTGTTCTCATGCATTTCACTTCCTTCTCCGACTATGCGATTCTCACCCAACTCTTCAGGCATAATGGGCTTGGTTGGATACATTTTATCCATTTTAGCTGCCTGCTCTTCCCCATTCAATTTACTAGCACAAACGGCTGCCACAGTTGGCTTTTGGGCAGGATAGTGGGTTGAGttaaaaattaaccttgtttggTTCCCAGAATGATCGAAAATGAGAAGCCTTTTGGGAGTATACCCACACAATGCATTTGGAGTAACATTTCCACCAAGTCCTTGATGAAAAGCAAAATGCTTCTCTTTCTGGCATGTTGCATTTTGAAGCAAGGAGTGAATGTGAGGGGGCCAACATTGAAACAATCCATGAGCTTCATTTGTTTGGCCAATCTTCAAATCAGGTAAACCCAAAACTGCAGGCCCTGGCAAAACCATATTTGCAGAAAACATACCTCCCCCATGGTTTGTGTCCACAGGCGAACTTTCATTTTGCCTTTGCTCCAAGGATGCAGTCGTGCAGCTCAAGTTGGGCAACTGCCAAGAAGAAGGCTGACGAAAAGATGAGAGATCATCGGCCTTTGCCATCCAACCAAATGATCACTGACCTATTATATGAGGAATGAAAATATAATCACATGAAAATTTCCCAAATGAACTAACGATATTTTAACAACAGTTATCACAAAGACATTTCAAAACATACCAGGAAATATATGGGTGGATGGATGTACTTTGTTCTGTAATCTTCAAAATACTTGCTTACTCTTACAGGGACAATAATGAAAGTAAAAAGGAAATCTAAATATCCCAGATTGATTGTGGTTACACGAGCGTGGAAAAAACTATCTACGTCACAGGCTTAAGCAAATGACGGAAGTATTCAGCCTGGAAAACAGGACAAACACGGTATCATACATGGCCTATAAACAATCATTTTTCACAATTTCATTGAGAAATTTAGTGTGCTACATACTTATAACTACCATTTATCAAAATGGTAGTCAATCCATCAGAGAAATTAACCAGAGGTGTTGAGGCAACAGAATACAGTGAAATAAAAAACATTCAAGCAACTTTGAACAAACCTGGCAATCTTGCAAAGGTTGAAAGCAAGCTATTACTCTAACTATTATTGTGGGTTTCCCTGCAAATCCATTCTCATGTTTTAATGCTCGAAATCTTGTCTGGCTTGCTGCTTGGCACACCATAACTTCTTTTGACCCTCAAATAAATCCCTCAATGTAAGCAATTAAGCAAGTATGATATGTGAACGAACTCGTGGCAAacagcaaaagaaagaaaagtggAGCTAGAACCCAAGACCAACAGAATATCAGGTTATATTGAAAAAAACGATGCCAGATAAACAAGAATTGAAATGAACAAAGCGGGTTTGAATCTGCCTTCCTCTTTTCAGCTAATCCCGTGAATGAAAAAGATAACAAGAAAGAAAAGTGGAGCTAGGATCCCATGGACAGATGAGTAAGAGAGGTGAATATTATGCTAAACGTGAGGGGAAATCTATAGAATGACCCTGCAATACAAGTTCAAGCGGACCACTTTGCGGAACACATCAACAGGTAGACTCAACCC from Malania oleifera isolate guangnan ecotype guangnan chromosome 9, ASM2987363v1, whole genome shotgun sequence carries:
- the LOC131164025 gene encoding transcription factor bHLH143-like, which encodes MAKADDLSSFRQPSSWQLPNLSCTTASLEQRQNESSPVDTNHGGGMFSANMVLPGPAVLGLPDLKIGQTNEAHGLFQCWPPHIHSLLQNATCQKEKHFAFHQGLGGNVTPNALCGYTPKRLLIFDHSGNQTRLIFNSTHYPAQKPTVAAVCASKLNGEEQAAKMDKMYPTKPIMPEELGENRIVGEGSEMHENTEEINALLYSDDTDDDNDDDDDDDNGEDDEVVSTGHSPFVTKGSDDKQEEIEFMTEEVASSDGPTKRVRLLAGGYKKSSIIGTGSSVKASGSNHYNDEAESSCGKSRTQGEGEGSIVGKKRPRKDRIHETLRILENIVPGGKGKDPLVVLDEAINYLISLKLKAKAQGVFPY